The proteins below come from a single Fodinicola acaciae genomic window:
- the sigI gene encoding RNA polymerase sigma factor SigI — protein sequence MNDSGDLTVAEVTDRFAAAWHAHHAYLVNLAFRMLNDIGHAEDLVQEAYARLARADLNTIEDDRAWLTVVTSRLCLDHLRSAAARREHARDTTVLEPTTALGSLPPADPADRVTLDDEVRTALSVVLHQLGPAERVAFILHDVFGTPFAEIAETLGRPIASCRQLARRARQKIADSRKHGGPVTYDKHDVVTEKFITACANGDLEALTAVLSPEVWGVAEFGADAPLPPQVNHGRELVAANMVRFNGPDATMVSLPGASQPTLLAFRQRRPYAVITLTVVGQRVAKVHLVGRLDG from the coding sequence ATGAACGACTCAGGGGACCTGACCGTGGCCGAAGTCACCGATCGCTTCGCGGCTGCCTGGCACGCCCACCACGCCTATCTGGTGAACCTGGCGTTTCGCATGCTCAACGACATCGGCCACGCCGAGGACCTGGTCCAGGAGGCGTACGCGCGACTGGCCCGCGCCGACCTGAACACGATCGAGGACGACCGTGCCTGGCTCACCGTGGTCACCAGCAGGTTGTGCCTGGACCACCTGCGTTCGGCGGCCGCTCGGCGTGAGCACGCCAGGGACACCACCGTACTGGAGCCGACGACGGCGCTCGGCAGCCTGCCGCCGGCCGACCCGGCCGACCGCGTCACGCTGGACGACGAGGTCCGCACGGCTCTTTCCGTTGTCCTGCACCAACTCGGCCCGGCCGAACGGGTCGCGTTCATCCTGCACGACGTGTTCGGAACGCCGTTCGCGGAGATCGCCGAGACCCTGGGCCGGCCGATCGCCTCCTGCCGTCAACTCGCCCGCCGCGCCAGGCAGAAGATCGCCGACTCGCGAAAACACGGTGGACCGGTCACGTACGACAAGCACGACGTGGTGACCGAGAAGTTCATCACCGCCTGCGCCAACGGCGACCTCGAGGCGTTGACGGCCGTGCTCAGTCCGGAGGTCTGGGGAGTCGCCGAGTTCGGTGCCGACGCACCGCTGCCGCCGCAGGTCAACCACGGCCGCGAGCTGGTCGCCGCGAACATGGTTCGCTTCAACGGGCCCGACGCGACGATGGTGTCGCTGCCAGGGGCCAGTCAGCCGACCCTGCTCGCCTTCCGGCAGCGCCGGCCGTACGCGGTCATCACCCTCACCGTGGTCGGTCAGCGGGTCGCCAAGGTCCACCTTGTCGGCAGGCTGGACGGCTGA
- a CDS encoding helix-turn-helix transcriptional regulator, with protein sequence MGHLDRSELAAFLRRSRARLQPADVGLAAGNRRRTPGLRRQEVAQLAGMSVDYYIRLEQGRGPRPSRQMLAALGRALRLSDNAMSHLHHLAGEVPAPPPEPARTVRPGVLHLLDRLDDTPALVCDAAYDVLAWNAMAAALLVDFSAIPADDRNVVWRFFTDPAARDRHDGDGAERFARESVADLRAVAARYPRAARVRRLIARLRAASPDFRARWDAGDVETGRSTHKRLHHPLVGWLDLDCEGLHDPVQDQWIVFYTAAPGTRSYDALRLLKVVGTQNLSTPG encoded by the coding sequence ATGGGACATCTCGACCGCAGCGAGCTGGCCGCGTTCCTGCGCCGCAGCCGAGCGCGCCTGCAGCCGGCGGATGTCGGCCTGGCGGCCGGAAACCGGCGGCGTACGCCGGGACTGCGGCGGCAGGAGGTCGCTCAGCTGGCCGGCATGTCGGTCGACTACTACATCCGGCTCGAACAGGGCCGCGGACCGCGGCCGTCGCGGCAGATGCTGGCCGCGCTCGGTCGCGCGTTGCGGCTGTCCGACAACGCGATGAGCCACCTGCACCACCTGGCCGGCGAGGTGCCGGCGCCGCCGCCGGAGCCGGCCCGGACCGTACGGCCAGGTGTGCTGCACCTGCTCGACCGGCTCGACGACACGCCGGCGTTGGTGTGCGACGCCGCGTACGACGTGCTGGCCTGGAACGCCATGGCGGCGGCGTTGCTGGTGGACTTCTCGGCGATCCCGGCCGACGACCGCAACGTGGTCTGGCGTTTCTTCACCGACCCGGCTGCGCGCGACCGCCACGACGGGGACGGCGCGGAGCGGTTCGCGCGCGAGTCGGTGGCCGACCTACGTGCCGTCGCCGCCCGGTATCCGCGCGCGGCCCGCGTACGCCGGCTGATCGCGCGGCTGCGCGCCGCGAGCCCCGACTTCCGCGCTCGCTGGGACGCCGGAGACGTCGAGACCGGGCGTTCGACGCACAAGCGACTGCATCATCCGCTGGTCGGCTGGCTCGACCTGGACTGCGAGGGCCTGCACGATCCGGTCCAGGACCAGTGGATCGTCTTCTACACCGCCGCGCCAGGCACCCGCTCGTACGACGCGCTTCGGCTGCTCAAGGTGGTCGGCACCCAGAACCTGTCAACACCAGGCTGA
- a CDS encoding nitroreductase: MSSTAMRIARAVNPYMVKLAGGRRLAMQARLTHRGRKSGRTYTIPVNARLTEHGFLVPMPYGETVDWCRNIMVAGECQIRYHGVDYVAGDPEIVSADDLRSTIRTDFNPFERLFIKMVKLRMFLLLPTVRRA; encoded by the coding sequence ATGTCATCAACAGCAATGCGGATCGCACGCGCGGTGAATCCGTACATGGTCAAGCTCGCCGGTGGCCGCCGGCTGGCGATGCAGGCCCGGCTCACCCACCGCGGCCGCAAGTCCGGCCGTACGTACACGATCCCGGTGAACGCGCGGCTCACCGAGCACGGCTTCCTGGTCCCGATGCCGTACGGCGAAACCGTCGACTGGTGCCGCAACATCATGGTGGCCGGCGAATGCCAGATCCGATATCACGGCGTCGACTACGTCGCCGGCGACCCGGAGATCGTCAGCGCTGACGATCTCCGGTCGACGATCCGTACCGACTTCAATCCGTTCGAGCGGCTGTTCATCAAAATGGTGAAACTGCGGATGTTCCTGTTGCTGCCGACCGTACGCCGGGCCTAG
- a CDS encoding DUF1772 domain-containing protein: MTTHPVRGAVTASATVLTGLLGGVYYAYASSVMPGLAKLDDRAFSAAMNHINVVIVNPVFLLSFLGAPALNVVAAAISWRRGSRTSAAWITGAALLNLVGLGVTAAVNIPLNDQLAAGGDRAGFESAWVAWNIVRALATTGAFAALTVGLLTARGSKRPA, translated from the coding sequence ATGACAACTCATCCCGTCAGAGGCGCCGTGACCGCCTCGGCCACCGTACTGACCGGCCTGCTCGGCGGTGTTTACTACGCGTACGCCTCGTCCGTGATGCCCGGCCTGGCCAAGCTCGACGACCGCGCGTTCTCGGCCGCGATGAACCACATCAACGTGGTCATCGTGAATCCGGTGTTTCTGCTCAGCTTCCTCGGAGCGCCGGCGTTGAACGTCGTCGCGGCGGCGATCTCGTGGCGGCGCGGGTCGCGTACGTCCGCGGCCTGGATCACCGGCGCCGCGCTGCTCAACCTGGTCGGACTCGGCGTCACGGCGGCGGTCAACATCCCGCTCAACGACCAGCTTGCGGCCGGCGGTGACCGGGCCGGCTTCGAGTCGGCGTGGGTTGCGTGGAACATCGTCCGTGCGCTCGCCACCACCGGCGCTTTCGCCGCGCTGACCGTCGGCCTGCTCACCGCGCGTGGCTCAAAACGACCGGCTTGA
- a CDS encoding NAD(P)H-binding protein, producing MMILVTGATGNVGRPLVEMVTARGAEVRAVTRDRQAAGLSCEVVEGDAASPDSLRGVTALFVNPRAVGTEVDRLLAAAAGSGVRRVVALSANNVDDDFSRQPSRFRGDRNKETEDAVIASGLQWVSVRASTFAPNSVGMWGEQIRAGDVVRGPYANAAETPVDPRDIAAVAAVALLEDDLLGRRVEVTGPQTLTQREMVGVIGTVLGRQLEYVDIAPELARKVILGKGFSEAFVDANLARLAALVDSPAVVAPDAEKILGRPPASFADWVSRNEAAFR from the coding sequence ATCATGATCCTGGTGACCGGAGCGACCGGCAACGTGGGACGGCCGCTGGTCGAGATGGTCACGGCACGCGGCGCCGAGGTGCGTGCCGTTACGCGCGACCGGCAGGCGGCCGGCCTGTCCTGTGAGGTTGTCGAAGGTGACGCGGCCAGTCCGGACAGCCTCCGCGGGGTGACCGCGCTGTTCGTCAATCCGCGAGCCGTTGGCACCGAGGTGGACCGGTTGCTGGCGGCAGCCGCGGGCAGTGGCGTACGGCGAGTGGTCGCACTGTCGGCCAACAACGTCGACGACGACTTCAGCCGGCAGCCGTCGCGGTTTCGCGGCGACCGCAACAAAGAAACCGAGGACGCGGTCATCGCGTCCGGCCTGCAGTGGGTGAGCGTACGCGCCAGCACGTTCGCGCCGAACTCGGTCGGCATGTGGGGTGAGCAGATCCGCGCCGGGGACGTCGTCCGCGGCCCGTACGCGAATGCCGCCGAGACGCCGGTCGATCCGCGGGACATCGCCGCGGTTGCCGCCGTCGCGCTGCTGGAGGACGACCTGCTCGGACGCCGGGTCGAGGTGACCGGCCCGCAGACGCTCACGCAGCGCGAAATGGTCGGCGTCATCGGGACCGTGCTCGGGCGGCAGTTGGAGTACGTCGACATCGCGCCGGAGCTGGCCAGGAAGGTCATCCTCGGCAAGGGATTTTCCGAGGCGTTCGTCGATGCCAATCTCGCCCGGCTGGCCGCTTTGGTCGACTCTCCGGCGGTCGTGGCACCTGACGCGGAGAAAATCCTCGGTCGTCCGCCGGCGAGTTTCGCCGACTGGGTCAGCAGGAACGAGGCCGCGTTCCGGTGA
- a CDS encoding Bcr/CflA family efflux MFS transporter encodes MLVILIMGLLTALGPLTIDLYVPAFPVLGGEFGASATELQLTLAATTAGLAVGQLVAGPVSDWIGRRRPLVGAATGLHVVTSVGCAVAPAVPVLIACRFGQGLGAAAGNVLVLAMIRDRASGPRLVRMLARVTLVTTVAPLFAPVVGAQLLGFGWRMIFAVLAAFSGLLLCAVTLLPDNRSQARQSADVLAGARTVLGSRRFLGVVVAGGMVYASIYAYVAASALLFEDGFHLSPAAFSVIFLVNSLGVVVGVQAGGMLARRLGSARMLGCGTVAMLVTALALRIVTDTFGLPALVVMLWLFITACGTCFPPAHALSLDDNGEQAGTAASIFGFSTLAFAAIVTPLTGLFGKVDAAAMSTVLIGCSAVAVLATWIVVKPVVLSHAR; translated from the coding sequence ATGCTGGTCATCCTGATCATGGGACTGCTGACCGCGCTCGGCCCGCTGACGATCGATTTGTACGTGCCGGCGTTTCCGGTGTTGGGTGGGGAGTTCGGCGCCAGTGCGACAGAGCTTCAGCTTACGTTGGCGGCGACGACCGCTGGGTTGGCCGTTGGACAGCTGGTCGCGGGGCCGGTCAGCGATTGGATCGGGCGGCGGCGGCCGCTGGTGGGTGCGGCCACGGGGCTGCATGTTGTCACGAGTGTCGGGTGCGCTGTCGCGCCGGCGGTGCCGGTGCTGATTGCGTGCCGGTTTGGCCAGGGGCTCGGCGCGGCGGCTGGAAATGTCCTGGTGCTGGCGATGATCCGCGACCGTGCGTCGGGGCCGCGGCTGGTACGGATGCTGGCGCGCGTGACCCTCGTGACGACCGTCGCGCCGCTTTTCGCGCCGGTCGTCGGCGCGCAGCTTCTGGGCTTCGGCTGGCGGATGATTTTCGCCGTACTCGCCGCATTCAGCGGCCTTCTGCTGTGCGCTGTCACGCTTCTGCCGGACAATCGGTCACAGGCTCGACAATCCGCCGACGTACTCGCCGGCGCGCGTACGGTGCTCGGCAGCCGGCGATTCCTCGGTGTCGTGGTGGCTGGCGGCATGGTCTACGCGAGCATCTACGCGTACGTCGCCGCCTCGGCCTTGCTGTTCGAAGACGGATTCCACCTGTCGCCGGCCGCCTTTTCGGTGATATTCCTGGTCAACTCGCTCGGCGTGGTGGTCGGCGTGCAGGCCGGCGGCATGCTGGCGCGCCGCCTCGGGTCGGCGCGCATGCTCGGCTGCGGCACGGTCGCGATGCTGGTCACCGCACTGGCGCTGCGCATCGTGACCGACACCTTCGGCCTGCCGGCGCTCGTGGTCATGTTGTGGCTGTTCATCACCGCCTGCGGCACGTGTTTTCCGCCCGCGCACGCGCTTTCCCTCGACGACAACGGCGAGCAGGCCGGCACCGCCGCGTCGATTTTCGGCTTCTCGACGCTGGCATTCGCGGCGATCGTCACACCATTGACGGGATTGTTCGGGAAAGTCGACGCGGCGGCCATGTCGACGGTCCTGATCGGCTGCTCGGCGGTCGCGGTGCTGGCGACCTGGATCGTCGTCAAGCCGGTCGTTTTGAGCCACGCGCGGTGA
- a CDS encoding AraC family transcriptional regulator has translation MDALAGLLDGPRARGAFFIRSIFDPPFGIRIEDDAPLTLICLVRGAAWLVPSQDDPVRLGPGDVALVRGTEPYVVADTPSRQAEIVVQPGQRTTDLRGGELCAAMDLGVRAWGDNPRGSVMMITCSYQLPGEIGHRLLETLPTRVVLPADSWDCPLLPLLSTEVEKDLPGQEAVLDRLLDLLLIAALRAWLDRPDAPAWYRAHGDPVVSKALQLLHEAPDQAWTIGNLAARVGVSRAVLARRFADLVGEPPIGYLTNLRLTIAADLLREPHATLDAVARQVGYGSSFALSTAFKRVRGMSPQEHRRGQPTPK, from the coding sequence ATGGACGCGCTCGCCGGCCTCCTCGACGGTCCGCGGGCCCGGGGCGCCTTCTTCATCCGGTCGATCTTCGATCCGCCGTTTGGTATCCGGATCGAGGACGACGCGCCGCTGACCCTGATCTGCCTGGTACGCGGAGCGGCCTGGCTGGTGCCGAGCCAGGACGACCCGGTGCGGCTGGGTCCCGGCGACGTGGCGCTCGTCCGTGGCACCGAGCCGTACGTGGTCGCCGACACGCCGTCGCGGCAGGCGGAGATCGTCGTCCAGCCGGGACAGCGGACCACCGACCTGCGCGGCGGCGAGCTGTGTGCCGCCATGGATCTCGGCGTACGCGCCTGGGGAGACAACCCACGCGGCTCGGTCATGATGATCACCTGCTCGTACCAGCTGCCCGGCGAAATCGGCCACCGGCTGCTCGAGACGCTCCCCACGCGCGTCGTGCTGCCGGCCGACAGCTGGGACTGTCCGCTGTTGCCGCTGTTGAGCACCGAGGTCGAGAAGGACCTGCCAGGTCAGGAGGCGGTGCTGGACCGGCTGCTCGACCTGCTGCTCATCGCGGCGCTGCGAGCCTGGCTCGACCGCCCGGACGCGCCGGCCTGGTATCGCGCGCACGGCGACCCGGTCGTCAGCAAAGCACTGCAGCTCCTGCACGAGGCGCCCGACCAGGCCTGGACGATCGGCAACCTGGCCGCCCGCGTCGGCGTGTCACGTGCCGTGCTCGCGCGCCGCTTCGCCGACCTGGTTGGCGAGCCGCCGATCGGCTATCTCACCAACCTGCGGCTCACCATCGCGGCCGACCTGCTCCGCGAGCCACACGCGACGCTCGACGCGGTGGCGCGCCAGGTCGGCTATGGCTCGTCGTTCGCGCTCAGCACCGCGTTCAAGCGCGTACGCGGCATGAGCCCGCAGGAGCATCGCCGTGGCCAGCCCACACCGAAGTAG
- a CDS encoding alpha/beta fold hydrolase, translating to MRFRKVTAAMAVASVFVAGLVEWQPPAVAKSACPPTAKRCDGQLMVPTNWADPRSPRIPVAYTLVPRTDQSRPALTTVVADGGGPGPLDPSYAELTGALLGPLADRVDVLMVEPRGFGKSSPLTCRGLDVTKPATITSCARQLGNQAGFYSTDQHVADIEAVRQVVGAGNVTFVGNSYGTLFAQAYASRYPDATRAMLLNSVVATGTDGYQPSGFRNPYRMGLSALTQACARSSACRTTFRNPTALWAALVQRLRTIRDPRLSVSSTAALASAVSVPDASEKLAAVSAYLHGDRAPLYRLATRVKAAPTLGNSLSPALFTYNCGDPRFPYDRNATADQRIRQLDAFTAKNRIFWPYARAESTDPTLLWTRLCAYWPTQRQSPPVSAGRPDVPVLAMSGQFDTVTAPADAATVASRFPRGRAVTTPFGGHGLLLSMTPAGACPQSVLRGFLAEPDAGIEVPCTAENYRLLGGFPRAASTIVAAYQTALDAIGPLNPNASLPVTAREPGLRGGHRDHDEKTGQLTLTGFGYLPGTTVDGTVRIDPSTGMAIADLTLRSQHVSLSWKAFQAEDLTTVTGTVDGRPFTTRIPGH from the coding sequence ATGAGATTTCGAAAAGTCACGGCGGCGATGGCAGTCGCGTCGGTTTTCGTTGCCGGCCTGGTGGAATGGCAGCCACCGGCGGTGGCGAAGTCGGCGTGTCCACCGACCGCGAAACGCTGCGACGGACAGCTGATGGTGCCGACAAACTGGGCCGATCCGCGATCGCCGCGCATTCCGGTCGCGTACACCCTGGTGCCGCGGACCGATCAAAGCCGGCCGGCACTGACCACGGTCGTCGCCGACGGCGGCGGACCAGGACCGCTCGATCCCTCCTATGCCGAGCTCACCGGCGCGTTGCTCGGACCGCTCGCTGATCGCGTCGACGTGCTCATGGTCGAACCGCGCGGTTTCGGGAAATCCTCGCCGCTGACCTGTCGGGGGTTGGACGTGACGAAGCCGGCGACGATTACGTCATGCGCTCGGCAGCTCGGAAACCAGGCCGGTTTCTACAGCACCGACCAGCATGTCGCCGACATCGAGGCGGTCCGTCAGGTGGTCGGCGCGGGAAACGTGACGTTCGTCGGCAACTCGTACGGAACGCTGTTCGCGCAGGCGTACGCGTCCCGATATCCAGACGCGACGCGGGCGATGCTGCTCAACAGTGTTGTCGCCACCGGGACCGATGGCTATCAGCCGTCGGGATTTCGCAACCCGTACAGAATGGGGCTGTCCGCCTTGACGCAGGCCTGCGCCCGATCGTCGGCGTGCCGGACCACCTTCCGGAATCCGACCGCGCTTTGGGCCGCATTGGTGCAGCGCCTGCGTACGATCCGCGATCCGCGTCTTTCCGTGTCGTCGACGGCGGCTTTGGCGTCCGCGGTCTCCGTGCCGGACGCGAGCGAGAAGCTCGCCGCGGTCAGCGCGTATCTGCACGGCGACCGAGCTCCACTCTATCGGCTGGCCACGCGTGTCAAAGCGGCGCCGACGCTGGGAAACTCGCTATCGCCTGCGCTTTTTACCTACAACTGTGGTGACCCGCGTTTTCCGTACGATCGCAACGCCACGGCGGACCAGCGGATCAGGCAGCTCGACGCTTTCACCGCCAAGAACCGGATTTTCTGGCCGTACGCGCGCGCCGAGTCGACCGACCCGACCCTGCTCTGGACCCGGCTGTGCGCCTATTGGCCGACGCAACGGCAAAGCCCACCGGTTTCCGCCGGTCGACCCGACGTTCCCGTACTGGCGATGAGCGGCCAGTTCGACACCGTCACCGCACCTGCCGACGCGGCCACAGTCGCCTCGCGTTTTCCGCGTGGCCGAGCCGTCACGACGCCTTTCGGTGGCCACGGTCTGCTGCTGAGCATGACACCGGCCGGCGCCTGTCCGCAGTCGGTCCTGCGGGGCTTCCTCGCTGAGCCGGACGCCGGCATCGAGGTGCCTTGTACGGCCGAAAACTATCGGCTGCTTGGCGGTTTTCCCCGTGCTGCCAGCACGATCGTGGCGGCGTACCAAACCGCGCTCGACGCGATCGGTCCGCTCAACCCCAACGCGTCCCTGCCGGTTACCGCACGCGAACCCGGCCTGCGTGGAGGACATCGTGACCATGACGAGAAAACCGGCCAGCTGACCCTGACCGGATTCGGCTATCTCCCCGGCACCACGGTGGACGGCACGGTCAGGATCGATCCCTCGACCGGCATGGCGATCGCCGACCTGACGCTGAGGTCACAGCATGTTTCGCTTTCCTGGAAAGCATTTCAGGCCGAGGACCTGACGACCGTCACCGGCACCGTCGACGGACGTCCGTTCACCACCCGGATACCCGGTCACTGA
- a CDS encoding SDR family oxidoreductase, producing MTSTAERDIILITGANKGIGFATAQVLARAGHVVLLGARDDERGQAAAAALGREGLDARFVRLDVTAPTTIQAAAQLIESTHGRLDVLVNNAGISRDRPYGPTDLPIDNLREIYETNVFGVVAVTNAMLPLLRRSRNPRVGNVSSGLGTFAFLTDQGAPHASFANLLGYNSSKAALNAVTVIYANTLRAAGVRVNALSPGYCATDLNEHTGELPAERGGEFIASQVMTPAGGPTGVFLREGGGTYDW from the coding sequence ATGACCTCCACTGCAGAGCGTGACATCATCCTGATCACCGGCGCCAACAAAGGAATCGGCTTCGCCACCGCGCAGGTGCTGGCGCGAGCCGGACACGTCGTCCTGCTCGGCGCGCGAGACGACGAACGCGGACAGGCGGCAGCGGCGGCCTTGGGGCGAGAGGGTTTGGACGCGCGGTTCGTACGCCTCGACGTGACCGCACCGACGACGATCCAGGCGGCCGCGCAGCTGATCGAGTCCACCCACGGCCGGCTCGACGTGCTGGTCAACAACGCGGGGATCAGCCGCGACCGGCCGTACGGACCGACCGACCTGCCGATCGACAACCTGCGAGAGATCTACGAGACCAACGTCTTCGGCGTCGTCGCGGTCACCAACGCGATGCTTCCGCTGCTGCGTCGATCGCGGAACCCTCGCGTCGGCAACGTGTCCAGCGGGTTGGGGACGTTCGCGTTTCTCACCGACCAGGGCGCACCGCACGCGTCCTTCGCCAACCTGCTCGGCTACAACTCGTCCAAGGCGGCCCTCAACGCGGTCACGGTCATCTACGCCAACACACTGCGGGCGGCCGGCGTACGGGTCAACGCTCTGTCACCAGGCTATTGCGCGACCGATCTGAACGAGCACACCGGGGAGCTGCCGGCCGAGCGCGGCGGCGAGTTCATCGCGAGCCAGGTCATGACACCGGCCGGCGGACCCACCGGCGTGTTCCTGCGCGAAGGCGGCGGCACGTACGACTGGTGA
- a CDS encoding kinase, which yields MHAAAGFPDTRLIVIRGNSGSGKSTIARQLQLRHGRGCALVQQDYLRRIVLRERDLPGGAAPALIETTARFALDHGYHAIVEGILHSDKYRDMLLRLGRDHRGRTAVFYLDVSFAETLRRHQTRPQAADFTAEEMREWYQPRDLLGAAGEHVLPEDTSLEDAIATIAEVSGLPLEERDDDFRPHLTA from the coding sequence ATGCATGCGGCGGCGGGTTTTCCGGACACCAGGTTGATCGTGATACGCGGCAACTCCGGATCAGGCAAGAGCACCATCGCCCGCCAGTTGCAGCTGCGCCACGGCCGCGGTTGCGCGCTCGTACAACAGGATTACCTCCGGCGGATCGTGCTCCGCGAGCGCGACCTCCCCGGCGGCGCCGCGCCGGCTCTCATCGAGACCACCGCGCGCTTCGCCCTCGACCATGGATATCACGCGATCGTCGAAGGCATCCTGCACAGCGACAAATACCGCGACATGCTCCTACGGCTCGGCCGCGACCACCGCGGCCGGACCGCCGTCTTCTATCTCGACGTGAGCTTCGCCGAAACCCTTCGCCGGCACCAAACGCGGCCGCAGGCGGCGGACTTCACCGCCGAGGAGATGCGCGAGTGGTACCAGCCGCGGGACCTGCTCGGTGCCGCCGGCGAGCACGTACTGCCGGAGGACACCTCGCTCGAAGACGCCATCGCCACCATCGCCGAGGTCAGCGGCCTGCCGCTGGAGGAACGCGACGACGACTTCCGTCCCCATCTCACCGCCTGA
- a CDS encoding NAD(P)-dependent oxidoreductase, translated as MKLTVVAATGGVGKHVLEQAIAAGHDVTVVARNPSKLPMDIRTVQADLRTTAPDVDGADAVLSCLGATTNAEAGIASAGTRKIVEAMRIAGVRRLIAISASPISTMPSPNRPHPPRHDPGDGLFVRYFGAPLVKAMFRKQYADLAVMEDVLRDSGLDWTAIRPPRLVDKPVTGRYRVAVGENLPGGLAISRADLAHCMLSLVDRTETFQRTVGVAY; from the coding sequence GTGAAACTCACGGTGGTCGCCGCGACCGGCGGCGTCGGAAAGCACGTGCTGGAACAGGCCATCGCGGCCGGTCATGACGTGACCGTCGTGGCCAGGAACCCAAGCAAACTGCCAATGGACATACGGACGGTGCAAGCAGACCTGCGTACGACCGCGCCGGATGTCGACGGCGCCGACGCTGTCTTGTCGTGCCTTGGCGCGACGACGAACGCCGAGGCCGGCATCGCGTCGGCTGGTACGAGGAAAATCGTGGAGGCCATGCGGATCGCCGGCGTACGGCGGCTCATCGCGATCAGCGCCTCACCGATTTCCACCATGCCATCACCCAACCGACCGCATCCGCCGCGGCACGACCCTGGCGACGGCCTTTTCGTCCGCTATTTTGGTGCGCCGCTGGTAAAGGCGATGTTCCGCAAGCAATACGCGGACCTCGCGGTCATGGAGGACGTGCTGCGGGACAGCGGCCTGGACTGGACCGCGATCCGGCCGCCGCGGCTGGTCGACAAGCCGGTCACCGGCCGCTACCGGGTCGCGGTGGGGGAGAATCTGCCCGGCGGTCTGGCGATTTCTCGCGCCGATCTCGCACACTGCATGTTGAGCCTGGTGGACCGCACCGAGACGTTCCAGCGGACGGTTGGCGTCGCGTACTGA
- a CDS encoding Gfo/Idh/MocA family protein, protein MDRIRIAVVGLGPRAIGTWLPMLTVVPGYVITAIHDPIAVRTRRALDALPASVRGHDSYAAVLADPDVDAVALTVRSEHQGAMAAQALEAGKHVHAEVPAAHSIEDCWRIVLAAERAGRVYQLAEQTRYWSFVDDWRRIVAAGELGDISLAEAQYFHYLPEGMFADPVTGDPVHPSAASADARRTWSHRMPPIHYLPHSLSPMLKVLDDRVTEVVAMSTAPVSRAHPEIAQPDLQTALMKTARGAILRMSTSFAQPHPETGWHWYQVIGTGGRLEWRRTETDQPRRWTAGTPAPVDQSWTYERADAPPEASGSGHGDADYYTHIAFRDSVFGVAEPEMDVYRAMDTAAPAILAATSIAAGSQPQAVPDFRPGSPDRQSPDALRVSGVRDR, encoded by the coding sequence ATGGACCGTATTCGGATAGCCGTCGTCGGTCTCGGGCCGCGCGCCATCGGCACCTGGCTGCCGATGCTCACTGTGGTCCCCGGCTATGTCATCACCGCGATCCACGATCCGATCGCGGTCCGCACCCGCCGTGCGCTCGACGCCTTGCCGGCGTCCGTACGCGGCCACGACAGCTACGCAGCCGTGCTCGCCGATCCGGACGTGGACGCGGTCGCGCTGACCGTACGTTCCGAACACCAGGGTGCGATGGCCGCACAGGCTCTGGAGGCGGGAAAACACGTCCATGCCGAGGTGCCGGCGGCGCATTCCATCGAGGACTGCTGGCGGATCGTCCTCGCCGCCGAGCGTGCCGGCCGGGTCTACCAACTCGCCGAACAGACGCGCTACTGGTCCTTTGTGGACGATTGGCGGCGGATCGTCGCGGCCGGCGAGCTCGGTGACATTTCCCTTGCCGAAGCGCAGTATTTCCACTATCTGCCGGAGGGGATGTTCGCCGATCCGGTGACCGGCGACCCGGTCCATCCGAGCGCGGCGTCCGCCGACGCGCGCCGCACCTGGTCCCATCGGATGCCGCCGATCCATTATCTGCCGCACTCATTGAGCCCCATGCTCAAGGTGCTGGACGACCGGGTCACGGAGGTGGTGGCGATGAGCACTGCGCCAGTCAGCCGTGCGCATCCGGAGATCGCGCAGCCAGACCTGCAGACCGCGCTGATGAAAACCGCGCGCGGCGCGATTCTCCGGATGTCCACGAGTTTCGCGCAGCCGCATCCGGAAACCGGCTGGCATTGGTATCAGGTGATCGGCACCGGCGGCCGGCTGGAATGGCGGCGTACCGAGACCGACCAGCCGCGGCGGTGGACCGCCGGCACGCCGGCGCCGGTCGACCAGTCGTGGACGTACGAACGCGCCGACGCGCCGCCAGAGGCGTCCGGCAGTGGACACGGCGATGCCGACTACTACACGCACATCGCCTTTCGCGACAGCGTTTTCGGGGTGGCTGAGCCGGAAATGGACGTCTACCGGGCGATGGACACGGCCGCGCCGGCGATCCTGGCCGCCACTTCGATCGCGGCCGGTTCGCAGCCGCAGGCCGTGCCGGACTTCCGTCCCGGCAGTCCGGACCGACAGTCACCGGATGCTCTCAGGGTATCGGGGGTCCGGGATCGGTAA